TGAATATTTTGGAGAGTAGTATTTGTGCTATAAGAAAGAAATATCCCCGGCGTAGGCCTTCCGTATGGACGCATGGCTACCACTGTTCCCGGTATCAATTTTTTATTATCCCACGCAAAACATTGAATGATTCCAGGAGAAATCTCTGCTACATTCTTCCCCCCTACCTTAATATCGCTGGTTCTATAAACCAACCGTTTAGTATCACCTTCAAAAGCAATCCCCCAAGCCGGCACATGTTCCCAGCCTTCTCCTTTCGCCACGAACGAACTATCGCGGATTTCATATTTAACCCAAGGCGCAACTTCATACGTAATATGTCCCTTCACCGTATCATTCTCCAACACTTTGATTTGGCTGATATGAGGATTTTCAAAATCAATATGGAAGTTTTTCAACGTACAGTTGCTCGAACCTACCAAAGAAACCGGTAACATACGTCCGTGAAAAATCAAGTCCGAACCGTTTCCATCGAATAGAACGTTTTTCATATTTTCAAACGGCAGCCCTACTAGCTTAGGATTGTCCTGGTCATGGTTAGAAATATAATATACCCGTTGGGTAGCCTCTGCAGGATAAAAATCGTAACGGCCTTTCGGCAAAGAGATAATTATGGTACGGTGATCTCCACATTTCCCAGCTAATTCTTGCAATGCTTTCGCCATAAGAGGGGAACTATTCTGCGTACTATCCGGTTTTAATCCGTAATCCGCTAAATTATAATGCTCCGTACTACAACTCATTAACAAATGAAGCAGGCAGAAACAGATTCCTATTACTTGTATTTTTCTCATGTTTATTAAAATAAAGTTAGTTTATATCAGGGTAACAAAATTAAATCAAAAGAACAATCCAACCTATTGAATGAATAAAAAGAGCTTTCCGTTTTTTTAAACAGGCCTTCATCTTTTATACATAAATAACTAGCGAGCTTTTTTGTAAGAAGCTAGCTTAGCTTGTAGCTCCGACAACTGCTCTACGCTATGTTTCCGCATTAGAGTAACAGCAATATGGGCACAAGCTTCCGCATCGGCCAAAGCATGATGATGATTACGCAAGTCATAACCGCAATAAGCGGAAACCGTATGAAGTTGATGATTTTCCAGAAACGGGTATTCTTTACGGGCCATCCGGCATGTGCAATAGAAAGGATAATCGGGATAGGGCATCTCGTAGAGATCATGTACAGCCATCAGGCAGCCTTTATCAAAGGGACTGTTATGTGCAACCAGAGGAATCCCTCTCAACAGAGGTGCTATCTGGTGCCAGACTTCGGGAAAATCAGGAGAATGTACCGTATCGAAATAAGTAATGCCGTGGATTGCCGTAGTCCAAGAAGTATAAAAATTAGGACGAGGACGAATAAGAGAATAAAAGTTCTCTACCAGAATTCCATCTTCAACGATCACAATACCAACGCTACATACGCTGCTCCGCTTTCCATTGGCTGTTTCAAAGTCTATCGCTGCAAATCTTTCCATGCTTGACTAGGGTATTAATTGGTTACAAAGGTAAAGAAATTTATCCAATCGTGCAGAAAAACGTCACAAAGAAAGGGACCGTAAAATCTACTACAAAACCATGAAAGATAGAGACAAAAACCAGATTTTGCCCGGAATAATGAGTAATCACAGGCAAAGTAGTATCCATGGTAGTAGCACCACCTGCACAAATAGGAGCGAACTTCCCAAAATATTTCACGAACAAAGGCGCACCGAGGAAAGTCATAATTTCCCGGATAATATTGGATGTTAAAGCGATAGTTCCTAACTCGGCTCCTTTATATTGGGTAATAAAAACAGAAGAAAGCGAATAATATCCGAACCCCGAACCTACCGCCAGGCAATCCGTCAAACTCAATTTTACCAGTACCAAACTAATAAGAGCCGAACCAAGCAAAGTTCCTACAATGGTAGCTAAAGGAATAAAAAACACCTTTATATTAATTCCCCGGACAATTTTTTTCAGTTTTCTATCACTTCCTAAACTAACTCCAACCAAAAACATCAATACGTACAAAGCATACAACGTATGGTCATTCTCTAATAAGAATTGCGGTAGCCAGCCTGCCCATCCCAAGATAGCCCCCATTATAAAAAACGAAACAATAATGATGCTGCCTTTCATGGGCGTTCTCTTTTATAAATAAAACGATATACCACCCAGGCACAAATTACACTGCCTAATACGGCTGCCGACGATATAGCGAATGCCTGTACTCCCAAAACAGAAAGATTATTTACAATCTGTTCGTTCGTACCTACCGCAATTCCTAATAGAAATAATAATAAAAAGATAGCCACTGAGATAAGTGTTCCTGTGTAGTGTATAAATGATTGTTTCCGGAGCAGGTATCCTACTAAAATACCGGCAAACATGATACCTATTACTTTAAACATGGTTATAAGTTCAATTTGGTCACAAAGGTAACGGAAATCTTTTCTTTTTTCTATACATTTACACGGAAGTTCAAGTGTATTTCCATCCAATAACTTTTCTGATTGAAGAAATTCTGTATATTTGCTTCTGAATTAACTTATAAATAAACACCGTATGTTACTTACTACTACCAATTCCATTGAAGGAAAAGAAATTGTTGAATATTATGGTATTGTTACCGGCGAAACGATTATTGGTGCCAACTTCTTCCGCGACCTTTTTGCCAGCATCCGTGATTTTGTAGGTGGACGTGCCGGATCTTACGAAGAAATTCTCCGGAAAGCGAAAGATTCCGCACTCCAAGAAATGAGCGAACAAGCAGCTCGTTACGGAGCTAATGCGATAATTGCCATTGACCTGGACTACGAAACCGTAGGGGAAAGTGGCAGCATGCTTATGGTTACCGCTTCAGGGACGGCAATACGATATCGCTAGTAATTCTCTAGGAAGAATTAACAAAATACATTATTGCTAATAATAAGTATTCTAAGCCTCTACAAAAAAACTCATATAAAATACAGGGATTTTAATTCGCTCCTAGCAAGAATTTCATCTCTCTATTTCCTATGTTAAGTGAGAAGAAAAATGTATTTTCCCTAGTGAAACAAAAGGAATATCTTATTTCCGCTTTAAATGCGGGAAAAGATATTCCTTTTATATTATTCTATTAAGTCCTTATTTACTAATAAATTCCCCCTTGATACATGTCATTAAAATTCTTTAGCTGACCTTCCAGGCTCTTTGCCAACTCTCCTTCCGGATCTAATTCTAAAGCTTTTTTCATATCTTCGGCAGCTCCCTTCTTATCACCTTTCAGATATTTGGCACGTCCCCGTTCGTTATAAGCTTGTACAAAGTCAGCTTTTATTTCCAGTGCTTCATCAAAAAAAGAAATGGCTTGTTCCAGTTCATTCTGATGGATATAAAGCTGACCTAATTGCAGATAAGCTTGTTCATTAAAGGGGTTCAAATCCAAAACAGATTGATAATTGGCTTTAGCCTCCTCAATCTTCCCGGTAGCTTCATTAATTTTTCCTTGCAGTAAAAAAGCAATTTCTTCCTCCGGCATAAGTTCTATCACTTTATTTGCATCTTGTAAAGCCTCTGTAAATTGTGACATGCCAAACAGTATTTCTCCCCGTAATAAATAAGCATCCGGGAAATCTTCTTTCGCTGCAATGGCTTTGGTCAGATCGGCAATGGCTCCCAACAAATCTCCGCTTGCTTTTTTTGCTTTGGCACGAAGATAATAGGCTACATAATTTTCAGGTTCCTTGTTCAACACCTGTTCGCAATCGCTCAAGACAGGCGCATAGTTTTCCAACATAAAATTCAAGTTTGCCCGGGCAAGCAAAGTGGGTATATGATCCGGCTCCAATTTCAACATACGACCCGCTACTGCAACCGCTTCTTCCAACTCATTTTTTACACTATAAGCTTCCACCAGATAATTCATAGTTTCGAAATCTTCCTCCAGATTCAAAGCTTCTTTATAACACCGGATGGCATAATCTACCTGACCTATTTTCCGGGCACGAATACCGTCATATTTAAAAATATCAAAATTCTTTTTGTCATTCTTTGCTTTATCTTCTTCCGTATTTTCGTTTGTACTTCCGGAGAAAAAAGATTTAAAGAAACTTCCCATAGCATTTTGTTTTATTTATGGCTACAAAAATAGCTATTTACCCCATATTTTTTGATGTTTTAATAAGAAAGTTACCCATAAAAAAAGAAGCCGGTTGTCACCGGCTTCTCCAACAATAAACATGAAAGGGATAAAAACAAATGATTATTTTATACCTAGTTTTTTTGCAATTGCTTTAGGAATCGCATTTTTATGAACTACAAAGTTCATCGTTTTATAAGCTACATAGGCATCCGATGCATACCAAGTACCTTTGTATTTGTTATTAGTTCCCCAGGAATTTTTTACCATGAAATATTCTTTCCCGGTCTGATCTTTTGCTATCCCATAAATTACCATTCCGTGATCGTCGGTGGTTTGGTAGTTATCATATCCTTTCTGGCGCATTTCCTGAGTAATCGTCAATTCCTGGCAAGGTTTAGAAATCATTTTCTTTATTTCATCCTCTTTTTCTTTCGTGCTTAATCCGATCCATCTGTCTTGATCGGAACCGGATGTTTCCAAGACCTTAATGTCAGGTACTACCGCGATGCCATCCCGTGTAAATCCTTTTTCACTTACATCAGCACCCCAGGCAATCGTATATCCATTATTAACTGCATTATGCATAATTTCCATCATTTCATCCAAAGGTACGTTATAAGAAGAGGCACCCCGCCAATTGTCTTCAATCTCTAACACGAAAGGTTCATAAAAGGGTTGATGGGTATAAGAAGTAATAGATACATAATCGTCTGCATTCAGCCCTAAATCCTGGGCAAAACTTTTCGGAGTATATTCTTTTCCATTATAAGTAAACGTCTCCGGAACTTCTCCCAGATAGGCATCTACAATACCATTAAATCCTTTTTTCCATACGGGAGACAATTTTCCATTCGGATTACGGATAACTGCGTCTACATACGCTTTTGTAAAAGCATCTAATTCTCCGTGAACGTTCATATCTTCATCATAATTCAACCCTGCCATTACTGTTTCAGGCACAGCCCCGTAGTGTTTCAACACATAAAGAACATCATAGAAAGAGCCTCCTCCGGCAAAATTAGTTTTTCCATGCAAGCGTACGTACTTATCAGCTTTATCTTTGTAAGAATGAGACACTACAAACATTTCCGACAAATCGTATTCCGGCTTTCCCATACGTAATAATTCCGACTCAAGAAAGCCTTGTCCGGAATAAGACCAACACGTACCCGAGCGGTTCTGATTCTTTACCGGAGTTATTTTCAATTCTTTTACCGGAGTAAACACATACCCTTCCTCTTTGGTGTCTTGTGCTCCTGCTGATAATGCAAAAGCTAATAGCAAACTGGCAGCTAAAAATCTCTTCATTCTGTGTCTTCGATTTTTGTTTATATTAATTTTTTCTGTTGTTACTTAAACGCTGCAAAAGTACGGGTTTATTTACTAATAAACAAGAATCTAAGTAACGCTCAAATAGGTTTATCGCTTCTTTTCAAAACAGGCATCAAATGCTACTGCAGAGGGCCGGAAATCTACTTTCTTAACCAACTGGCAAGATTCCCAAGCTCCTTGCTCCCGGTCCATAGCACTGTCTTCCCATTCTACTGACAAGGGACCTTGATAGCCGATAGAATTTAAAGCCCGTATAATTTCTTCAAAATTAATTTTTCCATGTCCCAAGCTTCTAAAATTCCAGTAACGCCGGGGATCTCCGAAAGTAACGTGGCCGCCAAATATACCTACCTGTTTTGGTATGTCGCTCCAATGCACATCTTTCATGTGGACATGGAAAATACGTTCCGGAAACTGATAAATAAAATCTACATAATCTACTCCCTGATATCCCAAATGGCTAGGGTCGTAATTAAATCCAAAAGCAGGATGGTAATTTACTGCCTCTAGCGCACGCTTGGCTGAAAATGTATCAAAAGCGATTTCCGTGGGATGTACTTCTAAGGCAAAACGAATACCTAACTTTTGATATTCATCCAGAATAGGAAGAAAACGTCGCGCAAAATCATCGTATCCTTTTTTTATCATGGCATCTGTTACCGGCGGAAACGAATATAATAAATGCCATATGGAACTTCCGGTAAATCCCACTACCGTATCTACCCCCAAAGCTTTTGCTGCATATCCGGTACGAATCATCTCTTCCGTTGCCCGCTGGTGAACTCCTTCGGGATCGCCGTCTCCCCAGATATAAGCCGGAAGAATACTCTGGTGCCGTTCATCGATATTGTCGCAAACTGCTTGACCTACCAAATGAGAAGAGATCGTATAAAGCTGAAGTTCGTATTTCTTCAATAAAGATTTAATCCCTTCATAATATTCTCCATCAGTCCGGCGTACGTCTACATGATCCGGTAGACCCAGTTCCAAACCATCGTATCCAAAAGCTTTCGCTTTTTCACACACACTTTCTAAAGGAAGGTCACCCCACTGAAGGGTGTACAAAGTTACAGGACGTGCCATACTCGTTATTATTTAGAATGTTTAAGTATTTAATCATGGTCCAACAAATTTAAGGAAAGAGCCAAGGTATGGCAACTTTTCTCTCTTAATATTTTCAAAATACAAATATTTATTCTTCCTTTGTGCACACGATAAAGCAATAAGGCTTTATCTATTATAAACTTAATTATTAATCAAACCCTTATTAACATGAAAAAGTGTATGTTTATAAGTTTAAGTCTGTTGGTCATAACAGCATGTGAAAAACTTCCGGTAAATGAAGAAACACCTCCGGCATCAGCATCGACTTCCCCCATCCGTTTTAACATCGGTTTTAAAGAAGAAGCACTTCCTTTTTCTTCCACTAAAAGCATGCCGCCTAATCCTATTTCCGAGCCGCAAGTAAGTGAACCTGTCTCTGAAACAGCTCAATATAATCAGATCGAATATATTGTTTACAAAGGCAGCGAAATCACCCCTATGAAAAAACGTCATTACACGAGTGACGATGAAAATTTCGGCGTTATTTGCGATTCATTACCGGAAGGAAATTACAAAATTGCTTTTTTAGCCTATTCCTCACCTCATCCGGTATTAACTGAAAAGAATATATTTTCTTGTGATTCAGTAAGTGATACATTTTTCTTATTAAAAGATCTGGAAGTTCAAACAGATCAAGAAATTGAAACAAATATCACACTTCAACGGATTGTCAGCCGGATCGAATTTATTGCAACAGATCTTATCCCATCCTCTTTGGCACAATTTGATATAAGAGTGAACAATTATGCAAACCAATTTGATATTCTAAAGAAAACTGGGGTCATCGGTTCTTCGGAAACTTTTACTTTCTCCCATATTTACACTGTTAAAGAAATAGGTACACGGAACACCAAACATTCTTTTTATTCTTTTATTCCTGGAACAAGCCAAGAAACCAGCGTTACATTGAATGCTTTGGACGGACAAGATAATCCTTACTTTCACCGTACAATAAAAATACATCCTCAAATCAATAAAATTATCCGGTACACCGGACAACTCTATACGGTTCCTGCTTCAGATGATATTTTTAATGTAGAAGTAAATAATGAATGGGAAGAAACAATTAATAATGACTTTCCTGAAATTCTTTAATTGGTATTAAAAAAGGACGGCCTCTCCGTCATTCGCTTAAATAAAAAACGGAGAGGCTGTTTTACAAAAGATGTTTATAGGAAAAATCATTAGCTATTCTCATCTTCCATTCCCTCTCCTTCTACACAAAGTTTGTAACCTTTTTTAGGCCTGCATTTTACTTTTATATTTTCATCTGCCTTAAGAATTAGTCTGAGACGTTTAATAGCCATATTTAAACGATCTTGATAAGTCTTTGGGTCGTATACCTTTTCCGGCCAAAATCGTTCAATGATTTCTTCTCTGGTTAAAAAATGGCGGTAAGCTTCTAAAAACATTAACAAAAGATTTCCTTGTTGAGAATTCAACACCACTTCTCCTTTATCAGGAGTATATAAAATCAACTCCCTAGGGTCAAACCATAAGGTTCCAATTTGATAATCCCCATTCTCTAATTTCTTAATATACTTGGAATTAGATGTTCCTTCTTGTTCTTTAGTATCCATTGGCTTGTGCTTGCTTGAACATTAATAAATATTTTATTTATTCTATATTAACACATAAACAACCACAAAACTACCAAAAACAAATTACAATAGCATTCTTTTACAACAAATATCGACCTTTTAATCGACAATCTAAATAACTATTTATCAACAATTTACAAAATAAAAGATCTTCAATAGATAATTTGTTATATGTTCATTAGTTTTTAGTCCTATTATTCTTTAGGAAAATGTTAGTAATATAAAAATATAAAACAAAATGCGAAGTGTGATACAAATATCTTTTACTACTACCCATCCGTCTATATCCTTATTACTTCAAAGATAAAACAAATCGATAATAGCCCCCTTACCCCTTTCTTATATAACAAAAATATTTTGAAAAAAAAGAAAGCTTAGTTCTACCCATGTCTTATTAAACAAAATAAGAGGAAAAATTTACTTCTTAAGTTCAGAAGAAACCAATACATGCAATAAAATGCTGAAAGAAATTGGGAATAAAATAGGCTCACTATTTAATCTTATATAGATAGATTATTCTCTGATTTCCTCTCTATTCGGACTCTATCAGGGAATTCAACTATATTCATTTTACCGATTATAAAATTCTACCAAGTAAACAAATCTCTAGATATAGAAGATCCTTGTTTTATACAAACATGTTAGAGCTTTAAATCTATTTCTTAGCCTATCATTATACTAAGAATCATTCTAAATAATGTTTATAAATACTATATTTTCTTCTATCCTTTTCACTTATATAACATTCTTCTAAGAAATAATGGATGAAATATCTAACAATATCACTACTAATTAACCGAAATAAACCATTAAAAAATTATCCAACTGATATATAATAATTTATGTCCGCTTTTTATTTATAAACGCCTCCCTTCCCCTAAAAATAATTTATGTCCCTTTTTTGATAGATTTGTAATTGTTATATATGTTAATATATAAAAAATAGAAAAGTTATCAACAGATCATAAAAATATATTACATGAATACCATGAATGAAAATGCATTTTCTAACTCAAAGGGCATTAGAAAGTTGGAAACAGGAAATTATAAAATTGGATCATTATTTTTTAAAACAGAAATGCTAAGTCTTTTTGATTCGGATGGAGAAGAAATAAACTTGGATTACCAACAAGGTGAAATCTTGAAAATGTTTTTAGAAGCAGACGATTATTTCTTAAATAAGAAAAAGACTATTGAAACACTTTGGCCAGATAATAAAGATGCAGCAAAAACATTAGCTTTTCATAATCGTTTCAATACATGTATAACCCGGTTAAGGCAAGCTCTTAGTGCAGATCCCAATATAGAAGTACATTGTAAACATAAAAAAGGATATGAATTAATAGTAAAAGACAAAACTTCACCAAAAGGGAAGTAAATAATTTATAAGAGTTTTTAAATAAGAAAAGGTAACAAGCCGACTCCCCATTTTATTTGTACATTTCTCTATAAATCATTATCTTTATGTTCTTAAAATCAATAACCAATGACATTTAACGAAGCAGAAAGAATGTGTGAAAGAATAGAGAGTTATGTAATCGGCTCTATCGTAAAGGATATGAAAATAGACTCTCTATGGATTGGTCCAACCAATTGGGATGAAGTATGTGAATATATGAACTCGCAGATACAAAAAGGACAGGAAGCTACTCTAATTATATTTAAGGATAAGAGTTTCTCAGTATATGGCGTATCTGTTGAAAAACTTTCTGGGGATGTTCCAAGGCACAATATGATCAACTTGGATAATTATGAGAAGATGATGTGTAATTAAATAAAGAAGGGACTAAAATTAAGGAGCAATCCCTATTTTAGTCCCCCTCATTTGTAATTGTCTGAAAAAGTAGTCCCGCCGGGAGCAAACAAAATGTATACATTTAAGTTTCCTATATATATAATACTAAGTTTCAAGATAATTCTATTTTGCATATATTCGCATTATCAAATATATGCACATTTCGTTCCAAACAAAGTTCCAAACAAAAACAAAGAAAATGGCAAATATATTACCTTATTTAGTAGATAAAAATAGAGAAATAACCTCTATACAATTTATCATAAGAAAGAACGGACAACGATATCGCTACGTCCCAGGAATAACTGTT
The genomic region above belongs to Parabacteroides pacaensis and contains:
- a CDS encoding 3'-5' exonuclease; translation: MERFAAIDFETANGKRSSVCSVGIVIVEDGILVENFYSLIRPRPNFYTSWTTAIHGITYFDTVHSPDFPEVWHQIAPLLRGIPLVAHNSPFDKGCLMAVHDLYEMPYPDYPFYCTCRMARKEYPFLENHQLHTVSAYCGYDLRNHHHALADAEACAHIAVTLMRKHSVEQLSELQAKLASYKKAR
- a CDS encoding lysine exporter LysO family protein; the protein is MKGSIIIVSFFIMGAILGWAGWLPQFLLENDHTLYALYVLMFLVGVSLGSDRKLKKIVRGINIKVFFIPLATIVGTLLGSALISLVLVKLSLTDCLAVGSGFGYYSLSSVFITQYKGAELGTIALTSNIIREIMTFLGAPLFVKYFGKFAPICAGGATTMDTTLPVITHYSGQNLVFVSIFHGFVVDFTVPFFVTFFCTIG
- a CDS encoding LysO family transporter, whose translation is MFKVIGIMFAGILVGYLLRKQSFIHYTGTLISVAIFLLLFLLGIAVGTNEQIVNNLSVLGVQAFAISSAAVLGSVICAWVVYRFIYKRERP
- a CDS encoding heavy metal-binding domain-containing protein; this encodes MLLTTTNSIEGKEIVEYYGIVTGETIIGANFFRDLFASIRDFVGGRAGSYEEILRKAKDSALQEMSEQAARYGANAIIAIDLDYETVGESGSMLMVTASGTAIRYR
- a CDS encoding tetratricopeptide repeat protein, with product MGSFFKSFFSGSTNENTEEDKAKNDKKNFDIFKYDGIRARKIGQVDYAIRCYKEALNLEEDFETMNYLVEAYSVKNELEEAVAVAGRMLKLEPDHIPTLLARANLNFMLENYAPVLSDCEQVLNKEPENYVAYYLRAKAKKASGDLLGAIADLTKAIAAKEDFPDAYLLRGEILFGMSQFTEALQDANKVIELMPEEEIAFLLQGKINEATGKIEEAKANYQSVLDLNPFNEQAYLQLGQLYIHQNELEQAISFFDEALEIKADFVQAYNERGRAKYLKGDKKGAAEDMKKALELDPEGELAKSLEGQLKNFNDMYQGGIY
- a CDS encoding C1 family peptidase, which produces MKRFLAASLLLAFALSAGAQDTKEEGYVFTPVKELKITPVKNQNRSGTCWSYSGQGFLESELLRMGKPEYDLSEMFVVSHSYKDKADKYVRLHGKTNFAGGGSFYDVLYVLKHYGAVPETVMAGLNYDEDMNVHGELDAFTKAYVDAVIRNPNGKLSPVWKKGFNGIVDAYLGEVPETFTYNGKEYTPKSFAQDLGLNADDYVSITSYTHQPFYEPFVLEIEDNWRGASSYNVPLDEMMEIMHNAVNNGYTIAWGADVSEKGFTRDGIAVVPDIKVLETSGSDQDRWIGLSTKEKEDEIKKMISKPCQELTITQEMRQKGYDNYQTTDDHGMVIYGIAKDQTGKEYFMVKNSWGTNNKYKGTWYASDAYVAYKTMNFVVHKNAIPKAIAKKLGIK
- a CDS encoding sugar phosphate isomerase/epimerase family protein — translated: MARPVTLYTLQWGDLPLESVCEKAKAFGYDGLELGLPDHVDVRRTDGEYYEGIKSLLKKYELQLYTISSHLVGQAVCDNIDERHQSILPAYIWGDGDPEGVHQRATEEMIRTGYAAKALGVDTVVGFTGSSIWHLLYSFPPVTDAMIKKGYDDFARRFLPILDEYQKLGIRFALEVHPTEIAFDTFSAKRALEAVNYHPAFGFNYDPSHLGYQGVDYVDFIYQFPERIFHVHMKDVHWSDIPKQVGIFGGHVTFGDPRRYWNFRSLGHGKINFEEIIRALNSIGYQGPLSVEWEDSAMDREQGAWESCQLVKKVDFRPSAVAFDACFEKKR
- a CDS encoding winged helix-turn-helix domain-containing protein, translated to MDTKEQEGTSNSKYIKKLENGDYQIGTLWFDPRELILYTPDKGEVVLNSQQGNLLLMFLEAYRHFLTREEIIERFWPEKVYDPKTYQDRLNMAIKRLRLILKADENIKVKCRPKKGYKLCVEGEGMEDENS
- a CDS encoding helix-turn-helix domain-containing protein, whose product is MNTMNENAFSNSKGIRKLETGNYKIGSLFFKTEMLSLFDSDGEEINLDYQQGEILKMFLEADDYFLNKKKTIETLWPDNKDAAKTLAFHNRFNTCITRLRQALSADPNIEVHCKHKKGYELIVKDKTSPKGK